The Natronosporangium hydrolyticum nucleotide sequence TCGCGCCGCAACAACGTGTCAAGGCCCACATCAGCCACCCGGTGCCGGCGCATGAGCCCGCCACACCAGCCGGTAAGGGCTCAGCTATGGAAGCGGGGCTGGACAGGGCCGTCGAAACCACTGCTAGAGTTTCGCCGAAAGTTGCGATCAGACTGGGTTAGGTTTCGAAGGCGGGGTGCTGCGTGGCAACGAGACCAAGTTCGGCCACGATCGCGACCATCGCGAGCGAGGTCGGCGTATCCGCCGCGACCGTCTCCAAGGTCCTCAATGGTCGGTCGGACGTGGCGCCGGAGACCCGCGCCCGGGTGGAGGCCAGCCTCGAACGCCACAGCTACCGCCCTCGCTCCCGGCGGCAGCCGGTCCGGAACGAGCTCGAGTTGGTGTTCTCCCGGTTCGACACCGTGTGGGCCATGGAGATCATCCGTGGGGTGGAGGCCGAGGCCGCCACGGCGGAGGTCAACGTGGTGCTCTCCCAACTGGGCGGCGCCTACCGACCCTCCCAGCCGTGGCTCACCGGCGTCCTCACCCGCCGCCCGCTCGGGGTCCTGCTGGTGATGTGCCACCTGGCGGAGACGCAACGGCAGCGGCTACAACGCCAGCAGATCCCGTTCGTCGTGATCGACACCGACAGCGCAACCTCGGCGGCGGTGCCGACGGTCGGGTCGAACAACTGGAACGGCGGCCTGCTGGCGACCCGACATCTGCTGGAGCTGGGGCACCGCCGGATCGCGGTGATCTCCGGCCCGGAGAATGTGCTGTGCAGCCAGGACCGGGTCGCCGGGTTCAGGTCCGCGCACGAACAGGCCGGCGTGCCGGTCGACCCGGAGCTGGTGCAGTACGGAGCCTTCGCCGCCCACAGCGGGTACGAGCATGCGATGCGGCTGTTGGCCGGGCCGAACCGTCCCACCGCGATCTTCGCCGGGGCGGACATCCAGGCGATGGGGGTGCTTCGGGCGGCTCGCCAGCACGGGCTGGAGGTTCCGCGGGATCTCTCGGTGGTCGGGTACGACAACCTGCCGCTCTCCGCCTGGACCGGTCCGGCCCTGACCACCGTTGATCAGCCGTTGCGCGACATGGCCGGCACCGCGACCCGGATGCTGCTCGACCTGGCGCGCGGCAGCGAGCTGCTGGCGTCCCGGGTCGACCTGGTAACTGAGCTGGTCGTGCGGGAAAGCACCGCGCCCCCGCGCCACCCCCCGCTAGGAGCGGCTACCTCTTGAGCTCATACCCCTTGAGCTGATCATGGAGTTTGGGACCGGATTCAGCGTCGATCTGATCCCTAGGTCCATGATCAACTCGGACGTATTTGCGGGCGAGGTTGCCGACGTACGCGACGGCGCCGGCCAGGATCGCGACGTCGTCCAGGTAGACCGGGGCCGGGAGGAGGTCGACCGGGGAGATGCCGTAGATCAACGCGGCCCAGAAGGCCACCTTGCCCTGCAACGGCATCGCCCCGCTCTTCACCGCCGAGTAGAGCTTGAGCAGCTTGACGATGAGCACGATCGCGGCCACGAAGAACCCGACCGCGACCACCCCCAGGATGATCAACGCTATGGTGAGCGGCGAATCCATCCAACCTCCTCGCCTGTGCCGGGCACATCGAGCCTAGCGCGGCGCGGCCAGCGGGATTGGCCTTGACCGGCGGCCCGGCGGCGGCGAGGCTCGAAACATGCATCTAGACCTCGCGACCTTGGAAGCGGCCCTGCCGCAGCTGCGGCAAGCCCCGGGCGACCACGGCCGGCTAGAGATGATCGTCCGTCGCCCCGACATCGATGAACGGGAGGTCGTCGCCGAAGCCGACCTCGACCCTAGCGCCGGCCTGGTCGGCGACTCCTGGCAGCAGCGCGGTACCCCGGATCCGGAGCGGCAGCTTACGCTGATGAACTCGCGGGCGGTGGCGCTGCTGGCCGGGTCGCCGGAGCGGTGGCCGCTCGCCGGCGACCAGCTCTATGTCGAGCTGGACCTCAGCGCCGACAATGTCCCGGCCGGCACCCGACTGGCGATCGGGGAGGCGGTGGTCGAGGTGACCGCCGCCCCGCACCGGGGGTGCAAGAAGTTCGCGGCCCGCTACGGGTTGGACGCGCTACGCTTCGTCAACTCCGAGACCGGATACGCGTTGAAGCTGCGGGGAGTGAACGCCAAGGTGGTCACGGCGGGCACGATCCGCACCGGCGACCCGGTGACCAAAGTCGGCTGACCACAGCGCCGATCATGAGCGTGTGAACCGACCCGCTCGGCGAGTCGGCCCACACGCTCATGATCAGCGCCCCGTGGGCCCGGGGGTGGCGGGCCGTCAGGTGGCGGTGCAGCTGACCGTCGGGACGCTGTTACTGCCGCTCCAGGAGGCGATGAACCCAAATTCGGCGCTCGCGCCGGCGCCGAGATTGCCGTTCCAGGTCTCATTGGTGGCGGTGACCGTCGGCGAGCCGCTGACGACCGCACCCCAGGCCTGCTGGATCGACTGCCCCTGGCCGAAGGTCCAGGTGACCGTCCAGCCGTTGATCGGTTGGGAGCCGGCCGTCACCGATACTGCACCCTGGAACTCGCCGCCCCACTCGCTCACCACCGTGTACGAGGCGGTGCAGCCGGACTCGCCGGGTGGGGTGGTCGGCGGAGTCGTGGGCGGCGTGGTGGGCGGAGTCGTGGGTGGCGTGGTGGGCGGCGTAGTCGGTGGGGTGGTGGGCGGCAGGTTGTTGATGTCCCAACCGGCGGGGGAGTCCAGCCAGGCCGCCCGGTCCAGCATCCAGTCCCGCATGTGGTCCAGGTGGCCCTGCCAGGTGGGCGCGGTCGGGGTCTGGAAGAACCAGATGTACGGATCGGTCAGGTTCGGCCAACGCTGGAAGTTGCGGTCGGCGCCGTTGGTCAGCGGCGCCGACAGGTCGTTGATCCGGGCCTGCAGCGCCGCGTCGGAGAGCACGCCCTCGCGGAGCTCCGCCCACCGGTGCCGAAGGTCGTCGACGAAGGCGGGATCCTCCATCAGGCGCGGATACCAGTTGTTGGCGACCGGCTGCCGATCCTGTTGCCACTGCCAGCCGGAGGTCGACTGGTTGCCGAAGAATCCGCCGACCCCGAAGGACAGGTCGAAATCCCACAACGGACCCGCGGTGATCTTCTCACCCCGGTCCTTGTAGAAGTACTGGCTGCGGTAGTAGCTGTCCATCTCCCGGCTCAACTCCTGGATGATCATCATGTCGATCCAGGAGTCGACATCGATCCAGTCCCGGTAACCGGTCTCCGGGTCGTTCCAGCCAGGACTATGCAACACGTCGTTGAATTCGTTCAGATGATTGGTAATCCAATCTTGCATTTCCGGCTGTAGATGGTTCCTCGGATGCGGGTCCGACAGCTCCAGGTCGGTCCAGCAGGTGTTGGGCGCGCCGGTGCAGGGCAACGTCGGCTCGTCGGCGCCCATCCACTCGAAGGACCAGATGTAGGCGCCGGTGATCCGCGGGTAGGTGAGGTCCTCGGGGCGGTTGGCGCGCAGCCGGCTCAGGTCCAGTCGCCAGCTACGGTTCTTGATCGTCTCGACGATCATGTAGACGCCCTGGTAGTCGCTGTTGCTGACCGAACCGCCGTCGCTGTTGACGTAGACCTCCACGAACCGGAACCGGGGCGCGTAAAGCCCCATCTCCGGCCCCAGCGAGTAGATGAACGCGTCCCGGATCAGGGACTTGTCGCTGAACGGGCCGCGCAGCGCCCAGTCGGCCTCGGCCGGCATCCCCAGCAGCGGGTACCGGGCGTCCTCGTCGTCGTTGTCCCACAGCTCCACCCGGTAGGGGCGCTTGTCGAAGTTCGCCGACGACTGCCCGCGGAGCCGGAACCCGGCCCGGGTGGCCCAGTCGGGCTCGCCGTTCAGGTTGGCGATTCCGCCGTCGCTGTCGAAGAGCACCATGGCGCTGTCGTAGTAGTCCCGTTGCGGCAACCCGTTGCCGTACGAGTCGATCAGCAGCACCGGCAGGTCGTGGTTGGTGGTGATGTTGTTGGCCACATACACCGCGGTGCCCGGGTCACCGGCCGGCGACCCGCCCACGAACGGCTGCGCGCGTACCTCGGTGGTGTTGCTGAAGGTGATCGGGGCGCCGTCGAAGACCGGTGAGCTGGCGGTGGGCAGCTGCCCGTCGGTGGTGTAACGGATCTCCGCACCG carries:
- a CDS encoding YkvA family protein, whose protein sequence is MDSPLTIALIILGVVAVGFFVAAIVLIVKLLKLYSAVKSGAMPLQGKVAFWAALIYGISPVDLLPAPVYLDDVAILAGAVAYVGNLARKYVRVDHGPRDQIDAESGPKLHDQLKGYELKR
- a CDS encoding MOSC domain-containing protein, which codes for MHLDLATLEAALPQLRQAPGDHGRLEMIVRRPDIDEREVVAEADLDPSAGLVGDSWQQRGTPDPERQLTLMNSRAVALLAGSPERWPLAGDQLYVELDLSADNVPAGTRLAIGEAVVEVTAAPHRGCKKFAARYGLDALRFVNSETGYALKLRGVNAKVVTAGTIRTGDPVTKVG
- a CDS encoding CotH kinase family protein, which gives rise to MPMLQRSSPGRASSPGRHAVRALGVAAALAVLIGGTPLASADIDEAAAPAAYPGQHSEQPAPQDHVEPNEAADDLVGDIDFSVPGGTFQGQQSVSLSTDVDGAEIRYTTDGQLPTASSPVFDGAPITFSNTTEVRAQPFVGGSPAGDPGTAVYVANNITTNHDLPVLLIDSYGNGLPQRDYYDSAMVLFDSDGGIANLNGEPDWATRAGFRLRGQSSANFDKRPYRVELWDNDDEDARYPLLGMPAEADWALRGPFSDKSLIRDAFIYSLGPEMGLYAPRFRFVEVYVNSDGGSVSNSDYQGVYMIVETIKNRSWRLDLSRLRANRPEDLTYPRITGAYIWSFEWMGADEPTLPCTGAPNTCWTDLELSDPHPRNHLQPEMQDWITNHLNEFNDVLHSPGWNDPETGYRDWIDVDSWIDMMIIQELSREMDSYYRSQYFYKDRGEKITAGPLWDFDLSFGVGGFFGNQSTSGWQWQQDRQPVANNWYPRLMEDPAFVDDLRHRWAELREGVLSDAALQARINDLSAPLTNGADRNFQRWPNLTDPYIWFFQTPTAPTWQGHLDHMRDWMLDRAAWLDSPAGWDINNLPPTTPPTTPPTTPPTTPPTTPPTTPPTTPPGESGCTASYTVVSEWGGEFQGAVSVTAGSQPINGWTVTWTFGQGQSIQQAWGAVVSGSPTVTATNETWNGNLGAGASAEFGFIASWSGSNSVPTVSCTAT
- a CDS encoding LacI family DNA-binding transcriptional regulator — translated: MATRPSSATIATIASEVGVSAATVSKVLNGRSDVAPETRARVEASLERHSYRPRSRRQPVRNELELVFSRFDTVWAMEIIRGVEAEAATAEVNVVLSQLGGAYRPSQPWLTGVLTRRPLGVLLVMCHLAETQRQRLQRQQIPFVVIDTDSATSAAVPTVGSNNWNGGLLATRHLLELGHRRIAVISGPENVLCSQDRVAGFRSAHEQAGVPVDPELVQYGAFAAHSGYEHAMRLLAGPNRPTAIFAGADIQAMGVLRAARQHGLEVPRDLSVVGYDNLPLSAWTGPALTTVDQPLRDMAGTATRMLLDLARGSELLASRVDLVTELVVRESTAPPRHPPLGAATS